CGCCCGGTGAGCGCGTTCGTGATGGACGCCAGCGTCATCGCCGCGGCGCTCTTCGACGAGACGCACGCCGACCGGGCCCGAGCGCTGCTGACCCGCGGCTCCGAGTTGTTCGTCCTCGATCTGCTGCACGCTGAGCTGGGCAATGTCATCTGGAAGCGCTTCTCCCGCCGCGAAATCGATGCGACCGAGGCGACGGACCTGCTGGCGGACGTGCTCCGCCTGCCGCTGATCGTCCTGCCGTCGATGGAGTTGATCGCGTCCGCCTTGCAGATCGCGCTTCGCACACGGCGGACGGTATACGACTGCCTCTACCTCGCCGCGGCCCTTCATCAGAAGGCGGTGCTGGTCACGGTCGATAAACGGCTCGTCAACGCTCTGGCGTCCACGCCGCTGGCGAACCACATCCGGCATCTCAGCGCGGCGGAGTGAGCAAGGCATCCGATCGCCGCGCACGCGCTGTCTTTACCCCCTCTCCCTCCGGGAGAGGGCTGGGGTGAGGGTGCGCTCAATCACCAACCGCTTCCGTTACGAAACGCGCCATACTTCGGGGCAACCCTCACCCTGACCCTCTCCCGGAGGGAGAGGGGATCGGAGGGTCTGGCAATCAATACCGGCCGCATCCGTTAGAATCTTCATCGCCCGCGAAGATCGTCTTCGCGGCGGCGTGATCCGTCACCCTGTCCATAAAGAAGCCCGCCATGAAAACCCGCCAAGCGCTGCTCTTCGTGTGTCTGATGTCGCTGCCCGCGTTCGCCGCCGACTTGCCGCCGGTGCCGGCGGAGTCGATCGCGGTAAAGAAGGAATTGCTTTTTGAGGATGATTTTTCGAGTGCGACGCCGAAGCCGCAGTGGCACAAAGTGGTGCCGACGTTTGAGTTTGTGGACGGCGTTTTGAAAGGCACGCAGACGCGCGATCAGAACATTCCGGCCGCGGACGGGAAGCCCGAAGTGAAGGCCCACCCGGCGGTGCACGGGCTTTCGATTCCCACCAAGGACAGCGTCGTCGAAGTCCGCATGAAGTTCGACGGGGCGACGAACATGGACGTCGAATTCGACGACCGCAACTACACCGGCTCGCACTACGGGCATCTTTGCCGGGCGCAGGTGACGCTCACCGGCGTGCGCATCCTCGACGAACGCGACGGGACGCAGAACGAAGAGATCAAGGCGATGCGCGAAGACCCGAGCAAGAAGGCGGAAGTCGCCAAGCGCATGGCGGGCAAGATCGCGGTGTATCCGATGAAGCTCGATCCGGAAAAATGGCACACGGTCGTCGTCGAAACCGTCGGCCAAACGATGCGCGTCACAGTCGACGGCACGCCCGCCGCGGTGCTGACCAGTTCGGGCATCGGGCATCCGACCAAGTCGAAAATCGAAGTCGGCGTCTCCGGCAAGTCAGGGCTGTTCGACGACATCAAGGTCTGGAACGCGGAGCCGGTGAAGTAACTCGGCCTCGCGCGGAGATGGGGCAGTTTGCGTCCCGCTTAAAGTTGATGTGGGGTTATGGGTTTGCGTGGAAGGGCGCATGATCGTTGCGCGAATCGCGCACGGGCGTGGCAAAAGCGCGCATGGGGATGGCAAGGGTGTTTGTAAGTGGAGTGATGGAGCGCATCGGATTGACGTTTGGCTTCATGACTGTGCGCACGGGCGCGCCCGTGCGCGCGGGGATGTGCCGTAAATCCGGGTTGTTGATGAGGAAAACGGGGGGCAGGCGGGGTGGTGGAGCATCGGGGGCGCGAGCGCGCCGGTGCGCGGAATGGGCAATGGGGGGACACGCCCCGCTGAAGCGGGGCGTGCCGGAGGGGGCGCGGGGGATGCGGGGTGGGGGTTATTCGGGGGTGAGGAGGATGTGGACGGTGACGATGAGGTTTTGGGGGACTTTGTCGAGTTCGGGGCCTTTGGCGGTCCACTTGTAGGTGGCGGTGAGGAGGGGGCCGTCGATGTTGTCGTAGCCGGTCGCTTTGGCGAATCGGACGTGGATGACTTTGCCGGCCTTGTCGAAGGTCAGGACGAGGTCGGGGTTTGCGGGGATGGAGGAATGGAGGGCGACGGGGCTGAAGCGAGGGGCGACGGTGTTGATCTGGATGCCGTGTCGGGCGATGACGGCGCCGGGGCGGACGACGAGGTTTTCGATGCGTGAGACGGGCGGGGCTTCACGTTCGTCCTTGGGGGCGTTGGTGGGTTTGGGTTCGTCGCTGGGTTGGGGTGCGGGGGGTGTGGGGGTCAAGGTCGGGGCGGGGGAAGGGGCCGCTTCGCGGCTCCCGCTAAGGGGGTCGAGCATGGGTTTGGGGTCGGACTGCGGGGCGGCGTCGGCGGTTTTCGCGACGGTGTCGACGGGTTTGTCGGGCTGGGGTTTTTCATCGGGGGCGTCGGGGACGCCGCGCGGTGCCGGCGTTGCGGGGCGCGGGAGGCCGGGACCATCGAGTTTCATGGAGCGATCGGTGGGATCGGACTTCACATCGGGGGCGATGGGCGGGGTCTTGCGCTGGGCGATGTCGGAGATGGGAGCGTCGATGGGCGTGGGCAGGACGGGGTTGACGCCGGTCGGGGGCTTGATGGCGGGGGTGAGCAAGGCGACTTGGCGGGCGGGTTCGCCGGCGATCGGGGGGGCATCGACGGATTTGTCGGCGGGCGAGGCGTCGGTGATCGGATGATGCATGTCGGGCTTGTCACCGGCGGCGGCGATGGCGCTCGGCGGCGAGGGCTGGGTCATCTTCGAGGTCGGCTCGGGCTTGGCGACGGGCTTGGCATCGGGCAGACCACGCGGGGGCGCGGCGGGGTTTTCGGCGACTTGGAGGGGCTTGATGGGACGGGCGGGCGTATCGGGCGTTTGGGCCGCTTCGCGGCTACCGCTAAGGGGGGCGGCGGCATCGGGGGCGGGCGTCGACTTGGGCTGCTGCGGTGCGGCGACCTGCTGCGGCGACGGCGGTGCGGCGGCGACGGTCTGGGGCTGCTTGGGCGCCGGCTTGGGCATCGGCGGCGTCGGATCCAGCGGGGCCTGCTCGATCTTCGGGTCCGGCGTCACCGCCGACTGCACCGCCGGTTGATCGAACTTCTCGCGCTGGCCCTGAAGCTTGCGGAAGTCGTCGTAGCTGATCCAGTTGATGGCGACGGGCGAGATGTCCGTCTGCCCCACTTCGATCTCCTTGTCGGGGCTGACCCAGACGAACTGGCCGGTGCGCCGATTGTTCGTCTTGTCACTCTCGCTGAGGAGGTCATCGGGGTCGACGACGAGCGCGACCTGGTGTTCGCCCGGCTTGTCGAGCGTCACTTTCTGCGTGAACTGGACGCTCTGCCCTGCGGTGAGCGGGCCGGGGATGTGTCCGGTGGCGATGCGCTGACCGTCGATGACGATCGCCACATCGAGCCCGTCGGCGATCGTCCCGCTGAACAGGGTGATGCGGCCGTTGACCGTCGCCGGCTTGCCCGCCACACGCGGATCCGGCACCGCCAATCCCGTCACACCTGCATCCGGATCGAGCGGCTCACCCGGTCGCGACGGCAGCGACGGCGATGGGGCGGACGGCTTTTTCTCGATGGGCTTGGGCGGTTCGGGCGGCTTGGGGTCGGCCTTGGGCTTGGCCGGCTCGGGCTTGGGCTTTTCCTCGACCTTGGGCTTGTCCAACTGCTGCTGATAATGCGCAAACGCCCACGCCCCGCCCAGATGCACCACGACGGCGACGAGCAGGCCCACAAGCAGCGGGAGGATGGAAGAGCGATGAACCATCGGACTTTGATTATGGTAGGAGTGCTGCGCCGCGAGCGGCTTGATGCCTCAAATCATCGGGAAATCAGGGCTTTTTCTCGGGTTGGCCGACGATGTAGAAGTCCTTGAGCCCCAGCGAGCGGAGCGTATCAATAAGGTTCACCAGCGCCGGCCCGCGATCGACCGACCCCGGTCGCGCATCGAGCGCCAAAAACAGCGTCGGCGGATTGGGCTGCTTGGCCATCTCGGCGAGCCGGGCCCGCAGCGCTTCGTAGTCGAGCTTGTCGCGATTGAAGAAAAAGTCGCCGGAGGCGTCCACGCTGATGGCGGCGATCTTCGTGCCTTCCGCGACCTGCCCGCTGGCCAGACTCGGCAGCTTCACCGGCACGACCTGCGCCCGCACCGTGAGCACCAAGCTGTAAATGAAAAACGTCAGCAGCAAAAAGATGACGTCCAAAAGCGGCGTCATCTCCATCCGCGGTTCAAGCGATGCACTGGGGGCGTATCGGCGCATGGGGGAATTATAACCGAGGGCGAAAGAAAGATGGGCCACGAAGGCGCGAAGACGCGAAGGAAAACAAGAAGGATGTCGCGGCGGATGGCTCAATCGCATATTTCAACGCGCTGGTCCTCCTTCGCGTCTTCGCGCCTTCGTGGCCCATCCCCCTTCATTCAAAGCATGGACTTGTGCCGACCGATGCTATAATGGTCTGAACAAATGGGCGTCATCGCCCGTAAGAACCATGCGGTTTGGCCGCAGGAGCGAATGAATATGGGCATCGAACTTTCCGAAACCGCCGCTCGCGAGATCAAGAACATCTGCGTCCAGCAGAAGCTCGAAGCGGAAAAAGTCTACCTCCGCGTCGGCGTCAAGGGCGGCGGGTGCAGCGGGTTCTCGTACCTTCTGGACCTGACCGAGCAGACCAACGAAACCGACGAACACTTCGACCGTCACGGCGTGCAGGTCGTCTGCGACCCCAAGAGCTATCTGTACCTCAACGGCACCGAGATCGACTTCAAAGACGAAATCATGGGCCGCGGTTTCGTTTTCAAGAACCCCAACGCCACGACCACGTGCGGCTGCGGGTCATCGTTCTCCGCCTGAACTGCACTTTGATGAAATCGAACCTCACGCTCGGCGATACACGTCGCCGAGTTTTTTCTTACCCCCCTCCCTTTCAGGGAGGGGTTGGGGGAGTGTTTGACCACCGATCGTCCGTGTCAGCATCGCGTCAGTTATCGGTCAGAAAATCGTCCCGATTGGTCAGGGCCGATGCGGCGGCTAACATGGTGGGCTGTGATGGACGGGCCGGTGGGAACCGGGTCCATGTGAGGGAGTCTTCGTTTTGAGCAACATTCTGATCACCGGCGGCGCGGGCTTTATCGGTTCGCATCTGACGCGGCATCTTCTGTCGCAGGGTCATCGCGTGCATCTGCTGGACAACCTCTCGACCGGCCGGCGGGCCAACGTCGCCCCCCTGCTCAATGACCAATGCACGCTTCAGGTTCAGTCCGTCGGCGAGGCGTTTGAGCATCTGGCGTGGCTCCGCGAATTCGATGTGATCTATCACCTTGCGGCGGCGGTGGGCGTACAGCTTATCGTCGACGACCCGGTCCGCACGATCGAGACGAACGTGCTCGAAACCGCCCGCGTTCTTCAGGGCGCCGCGGCCTTCGGCATCCCCGTGCTCATCACCTCCAGTTCCGAAGTTTACGGCAAGAGCGCCAAGGTCCCCTTCTCCGAAGACGACGATGTGACTTATGGGGCCACGATCTACAGCCGCTGGTCCTACGCCGCCACCAAGGCGCTGGACGAATATCTGGGGCTCGCCTACGCCAAGGAATACGGGCTGGGCGTGGTGATCGTGCGGCTTTTCAACACGGTCGGGCCGGGCCAGCTCGGGCAATACGGCATGGTTTTGCCGCGATTTATCGAATGGGCGATTGATAACAAGCCGATAGACATCTACGGCGACGGGAGACAGAGCCGATGCTTCAGCCACGTGCAGGACGTGGTCGAGGCATTCCCGAAGCTGCTGGCGGAGCCGGCCTGTCACGGTCGGGTCTACAATCTCGGATCGGACCAG
The nucleotide sequence above comes from Planctomycetota bacterium. Encoded proteins:
- the erpA gene encoding iron-sulfur cluster insertion protein ErpA — encoded protein: MGIELSETAAREIKNICVQQKLEAEKVYLRVGVKGGGCSGFSYLLDLTEQTNETDEHFDRHGVQVVCDPKSYLYLNGTEIDFKDEIMGRGFVFKNPNATTTCGCGSSFSA
- a CDS encoding NAD-dependent epimerase/dehydratase family protein, with protein sequence MLITGGAGFIGSHLTRHLLSQGHRVHLLDNLSTGRRANVAPLLNDQCTLQVQSVGEAFEHLAWLREFDVIYHLAAAVGVQLIVDDPVRTIETNVLETARVLQGAAAFGIPVLITSSSEVYGKSAKVPFSEDDDVTYGATIYSRWSYAATKALDEYLGLAYAKEYGLGVVIVRLFNTVGPGQLGQYGMVLPRFIEWAIDNKPIDIYGDGRQSRCFSHVQDVVEAFPKLLAEPACHGRVYNLGSDQEVTIDALADRVIALTGSTAGKRYIPYEKAYGQAFDDLRRRVPDLKRIREAIGFEPRRKLDQILTEWIEQARHARR
- a CDS encoding PIN domain-containing protein, which encodes MSAFVMDASVIAAALFDETHADRARALLTRGSELFVLDLLHAELGNVIWKRFSRREIDATEATDLLADVLRLPLIVLPSMELIASALQIALRTRRTVYDCLYLAAALHQKAVLVTVDKRLVNALASTPLANHIRHLSAAE